The proteins below are encoded in one region of Methanoculleus taiwanensis:
- a CDS encoding SagB/ThcOx family dehydrogenase — translation MTRDSWLLAVAVLAAVAAAGCMESGLESDGNTSQSVTGNETIDLPAPRTESAASVEEAIAGRRSVREYTKEPITLQEVSQLLWAAQGITSPEGHRTAPSAGALYPLEVYVVAGSVGDLPAGIYRYIPAEHRLAPIRPGDLRSELAEAAIGQESVRDAAANIVIAGVYERTTGKYGERGIRYVHIEAGHAAENIYLQAESLGLGTVIIGAFEDAALRRILGMAENETPLAVMPVGRT, via the coding sequence ATGACGAGAGATTCCTGGCTGCTCGCTGTTGCAGTCCTGGCCGCCGTGGCGGCGGCGGGCTGCATGGAGAGCGGCCTTGAGAGCGACGGAAATACCAGCCAGTCCGTGACCGGGAATGAAACGATAGACCTTCCCGCTCCCCGGACGGAGAGCGCCGCCTCGGTAGAAGAGGCGATAGCAGGTCGCCGTTCCGTCAGGGAGTACACCAAAGAGCCGATCACGCTTCAGGAGGTCTCACAGCTTCTCTGGGCGGCACAGGGCATCACCAGTCCGGAAGGACACCGGACTGCGCCGTCCGCCGGGGCGCTCTACCCGCTCGAGGTGTACGTCGTGGCCGGCAGCGTCGGGGATCTCCCGGCCGGCATCTACCGCTACATCCCGGCCGAACACCGCCTCGCCCCGATCCGGCCGGGAGATCTCCGGAGCGAGCTTGCAGAGGCCGCCATAGGTCAGGAGTCTGTGCGCGACGCAGCGGCGAATATCGTCATCGCGGGAGTCTATGAACGGACGACCGGAAAGTACGGGGAGCGGGGAATCCGCTACGTCCATATCGAGGCCGGACACGCTGCGGAGAATATCTACCTACAGGCAGAGTCGCTCGGTCTCGGGACGGTCATTATCGGGGCATTCGAGGATGCGGCTCTCCGACGGATCCTGGGGATGGCGGAGAACGAAACGCCGCTCGCCGTTATGCCGGTCGGGAGGACGTGA
- the gnd gene encoding phosphogluconate dehydrogenase (NAD(+)-dependent, decarboxylating): MFIIPPTGIGPSVIGMAEGQMQLGIVGLGKMGGNLAVQAAEKGIDVVGTAHHKKPELEEQGVRFAGSYPEFAAHLRPPRVIYLSVPAGPPVDEVLAEMVPHLDRGDVVMDGGNSFYLDSMAREKECAEKGIHFLDCGTSGGFTGARHGACFMVGGSAEGFRIAEPVLRRLAVDEGLVHTGKAGSGHFVKLVHNGIEFGMLQAIGEGVSLMRGCGQFDLDLRAIFHNWAHGSVIRSWLIELMEQGLKERNLESIESYVEDTGEVNWLLESAIQWEVPIPVTAIAIMELFKSREKDSDTYRSIALMRHGFGGHPFGKDEHIAEERKISRIARI, encoded by the coding sequence ATGTTTATCATCCCGCCGACCGGTATCGGCCCGTCGGTGATCGGGATGGCAGAAGGGCAGATGCAGCTTGGTATCGTCGGGCTCGGCAAAATGGGCGGGAATCTCGCAGTGCAGGCGGCAGAAAAAGGGATCGACGTTGTCGGAACCGCCCACCACAAAAAACCGGAACTCGAAGAGCAGGGCGTCCGTTTCGCCGGGAGTTACCCGGAATTCGCCGCACACCTCAGACCTCCACGGGTGATCTACCTCTCCGTTCCGGCAGGCCCGCCGGTGGACGAGGTTCTCGCGGAGATGGTGCCGCACCTCGACCGGGGCGACGTCGTGATGGACGGCGGCAACTCCTTCTATCTCGACTCAATGGCACGGGAGAAGGAGTGTGCAGAAAAGGGCATCCACTTCCTCGACTGCGGCACGAGCGGCGGGTTCACGGGCGCCCGGCACGGAGCATGCTTCATGGTCGGCGGATCCGCCGAGGGGTTTCGGATCGCAGAACCCGTTCTCAGACGGCTCGCGGTCGACGAGGGGCTGGTGCATACCGGAAAGGCAGGGAGCGGCCACTTCGTCAAGCTCGTCCACAACGGGATCGAGTTCGGGATGCTGCAGGCGATCGGCGAAGGTGTCTCACTGATGCGGGGCTGTGGGCAGTTCGACCTCGATCTCCGGGCGATCTTCCACAACTGGGCGCACGGGTCGGTGATCCGGAGCTGGCTCATCGAGCTGATGGAACAGGGACTTAAGGAGAGGAATCTCGAGTCTATCGAGAGTTATGTCGAAGACACCGGCGAGGTGAACTGGCTTCTCGAGAGCGCCATCCAGTGGGAAGTGCCGATCCCCGTCACGGCGATCGCGATCATGGAACTCTTCAAGTCCCGGGAGAAGGACAGCGATACCTACCGGTCGATCGCGCTGATGCGACATGGGTTCGGCGGCCATCCCTTCGGCAAGGATGAGCATATCGCGGAAGAGCGAAAGATAAGCCGGATCGCAAGGATCTGA
- a CDS encoding MFS transporter has translation MVLETKETLTDDDIQHGLKWVTRDGLATQAMVTLTGGIFLVAFALELGASNTLIGLLAAIPPLAELLQIPSIYIVDRVRNRRLVVVLASGIGRLFWVPIILIPFLLSPEQGIIALIACIILYSSFSAISHCGWNSWMRDLIPQNMLGTFFSRRMTLSTGLALVVSLIAGFFIDYWGGLFPEGITVGYSVLFALGLVAGIIGIYFLAATPEPRMVVAGDGVGLASIIAKPFRDLNFRNLIVFLGSWNFAVNLAAPFFTVYMLQRIGLDLSTVIILGIVSQIMNIVFFRSWGRIADRFSNKSVLAVSGPLFMITILTWTFTTLPDVYVLTIPLIIAIHIVMGISLAGVSLASGNISLKMAPQGQATSYLAASTFTNSVAAGIAPIIGGLFVDFFAERELIWTLIWKDPARELAFVTLDLQQWDFFFFFAFLLGLYSLHRLALVGEEGEAKEHVIVDELISEVRRDMRNFSPAGGLRDLVKFPFSTIRNQRKKER, from the coding sequence ATGGTACTCGAGACGAAAGAGACCCTCACGGACGACGATATTCAGCACGGCCTGAAATGGGTCACCCGGGACGGCCTCGCCACGCAGGCCATGGTGACGCTGACCGGCGGCATCTTCCTCGTAGCCTTCGCTCTCGAGCTCGGGGCGTCGAACACGCTCATCGGGCTTCTCGCCGCGATCCCACCGCTCGCGGAACTCCTGCAGATCCCGTCCATCTACATCGTCGACAGAGTCCGGAACCGCCGGCTCGTCGTCGTCCTCGCATCCGGTATCGGCCGGCTCTTCTGGGTGCCGATCATCCTGATACCGTTTCTCCTCTCGCCGGAGCAGGGAATCATCGCTCTTATCGCCTGCATCATCCTCTATTCCTCGTTCTCGGCGATCTCGCACTGCGGGTGGAACTCCTGGATGCGCGACCTCATCCCGCAGAATATGCTCGGGACGTTCTTCTCCCGAAGGATGACGCTCTCTACCGGCCTCGCGCTCGTCGTCAGCCTCATCGCGGGTTTCTTTATCGACTACTGGGGCGGCCTCTTCCCGGAGGGGATCACGGTCGGCTACTCGGTTCTCTTCGCGCTTGGTCTCGTCGCAGGCATTATCGGCATCTACTTCCTCGCCGCCACCCCGGAGCCCCGGATGGTCGTTGCAGGGGATGGGGTCGGCCTGGCCTCGATCATCGCAAAGCCGTTTCGCGACCTCAACTTTCGGAACCTGATCGTCTTCCTTGGATCCTGGAACTTCGCCGTGAACCTCGCCGCCCCGTTCTTCACGGTCTACATGCTCCAGCGGATCGGGCTCGATCTCTCGACCGTCATCATCCTCGGCATCGTCAGCCAGATCATGAACATCGTCTTCTTCAGATCGTGGGGCCGGATCGCCGACCGGTTCAGCAACAAGTCCGTCCTCGCGGTGAGCGGGCCGCTCTTCATGATCACCATCCTCACCTGGACGTTCACCACCCTCCCGGACGTCTACGTCCTGACGATACCCCTCATCATCGCCATCCATATCGTCATGGGCATATCCCTCGCCGGCGTCTCGTTGGCATCGGGGAATATCAGTCTCAAGATGGCACCGCAGGGTCAGGCAACGAGTTACCTCGCCGCGAGCACCTTCACAAACTCGGTCGCCGCAGGGATTGCACCCATCATCGGCGGACTCTTCGTCGACTTCTTCGCCGAGCGGGAGCTCATCTGGACGCTCATCTGGAAAGACCCGGCGCGGGAGCTCGCCTTCGTCACCCTCGACCTGCAGCAGTGGGATTTCTTCTTCTTCTTCGCTTTCCTGCTCGGGCTCTACTCCCTGCACCGCCTGGCACTCGTGGGCGAAGAGGGAGAGGCGAAAGAGCATGTCATCGTCGACGAACTCATATCCGAGGTGCGGCGGGATATGCGGAACTTCTCCCCCGCAGGGGGTCTTCGCGACCTCGTCAAGTTCCCGTTCTCGACGATCCGGAACCAGAGGAAGAAAGAGCGGTAG
- a CDS encoding glucose 1-dehydrogenase: MRRLEGKYALVTGGSTGIGRAIAIRFAEEGANVAINYHSSREEAEITEDEVNKACRVIREHGCREMVVKANVADETAVARIFGEVIDAWGRLDILVNNAGIQKTSPTEEVTAADYDKVLGVNLRGAFLCAREAIRHFLSRDGGGIIINNSSVHQIIPKPGYTPYAVSKAGVGNLTRTLALEYAARGIRVNAVGPGAIETPINRAWLDDPEKKALVKSHIPIGRAGTPEEIAAVFAFLASDDSAYITGQTIYACGGLTLYPDFRTAWSSQG, from the coding sequence ATGAGGAGACTCGAAGGGAAGTATGCGCTGGTAACGGGCGGGTCGACCGGTATCGGCAGGGCAATCGCCATCCGTTTCGCAGAGGAAGGGGCGAACGTCGCCATCAACTACCATTCAAGCAGGGAAGAGGCAGAGATCACCGAAGACGAGGTCAACAAGGCCTGCAGGGTGATCCGGGAGCACGGGTGCCGGGAGATGGTGGTCAAAGCCAACGTCGCGGACGAAACGGCGGTCGCCAGGATCTTCGGCGAGGTCATCGATGCGTGGGGGAGGCTCGATATCCTGGTGAACAATGCAGGCATCCAGAAGACGAGCCCGACCGAAGAGGTGACGGCCGCCGACTACGATAAAGTCCTCGGCGTAAACCTTCGCGGCGCATTCCTCTGTGCACGGGAAGCGATCAGGCACTTCCTCTCACGAGACGGCGGGGGGATCATCATCAACAACTCTTCCGTCCACCAGATCATCCCAAAACCAGGGTATACCCCGTACGCCGTCAGCAAAGCCGGGGTGGGAAACCTCACCCGGACGCTCGCACTCGAGTACGCGGCGAGGGGTATCCGTGTCAACGCCGTCGGGCCAGGCGCGATCGAGACGCCGATAAACAGGGCATGGCTCGACGACCCGGAGAAGAAGGCGCTCGTCAAGAGCCACATCCCGATCGGCCGTGCGGGCACTCCGGAGGAGATTGCTGCCGTATTTGCCTTCCTTGCATCGGACGACTCAGCGTATATCACCGGGCAGACGATCTATGCCTGCGGCGGCCTGACGCTCTACCCCGACTTCCGGACGGCGTGGTCGTCACAGGGGTGA
- a CDS encoding ferritin, producing MISTRLGDALNEQVKWELYSAYLYLSMAAYLEANRLRGFAHWMRKQAEEEKTHAMKIFDHLASRDYRIRLLPIDAPPSDWASPEEVFAETYNHEQRVTGLINNLMRIAEEENDRDAQEMLRWFVKEQVEEEESAESVLEKTRAAGGDLQTLDRELGNR from the coding sequence ATGATAAGCACACGACTCGGCGACGCACTGAACGAACAGGTCAAATGGGAACTCTACTCCGCATACCTCTACCTCTCGATGGCGGCCTACCTCGAGGCGAACCGCCTGCGTGGGTTTGCCCACTGGATGCGAAAGCAGGCGGAGGAGGAGAAGACGCACGCGATGAAGATCTTCGATCACCTCGCCTCGCGAGACTACCGCATCCGGCTGCTCCCGATCGACGCACCCCCGTCCGACTGGGCGTCGCCGGAGGAGGTCTTTGCAGAGACCTACAACCACGAGCAGCGGGTGACCGGGCTCATCAACAACCTGATGCGGATCGCGGAGGAGGAGAACGACCGGGATGCGCAGGAGATGCTCCGGTGGTTCGTCAAAGAGCAGGTCGAAGAGGAGGAGTCGGCGGAGAGCGTCCTTGAAAAGACCCGTGCTGCCGGAGGCGATCTGCAGACGCTCGACCGGGAGCTCGGGAATCGGTGA
- a CDS encoding thiamine pyrophosphate-dependent enzyme: MSNEKTAGKPAGNLISPAENTWCPGCGNFSIEHMMKSALAELAESKGIPLEKFVIVGGIGCHGKLTDYLNVNSFYAIHGRAIPLATGIKLANPDLHVICFVGDGDTYAEGLDHLVFAAKRNADITVIVHDNRVYGLTTGQYTPTSPYGFKGRSTPDGITERPINPLELMLVSGATFVSRGYTKKLKPLKQTFKDAILHEGFSFVEVLQICATYFNLTDCYNDQVYDLEGIDTTDFDQALAKAREWDYTSLARIPLGTFYDRKMPVFGEKFRHLEKRTRSRDEAVRAVLEEYR, from the coding sequence ATGAGCAACGAAAAGACGGCAGGGAAACCCGCGGGCAACCTCATCAGCCCGGCGGAGAATACCTGGTGCCCGGGGTGCGGGAACTTCTCGATCGAGCATATGATGAAGTCCGCTCTTGCGGAACTTGCGGAGTCGAAGGGGATTCCCCTTGAAAAATTCGTCATCGTCGGGGGAATCGGATGCCACGGCAAACTGACCGACTACTTAAACGTCAACAGTTTCTACGCCATCCACGGGCGTGCGATCCCGCTTGCAACCGGGATCAAGCTCGCAAACCCGGATCTCCACGTGATCTGCTTCGTCGGCGACGGCGATACCTATGCGGAGGGGCTCGATCACCTCGTCTTTGCGGCGAAACGGAACGCGGATATTACCGTGATCGTCCACGACAACCGGGTATACGGTCTGACCACCGGTCAGTACACGCCGACGTCGCCGTACGGCTTCAAGGGCCGTTCGACGCCGGACGGGATCACCGAACGGCCGATTAACCCTCTCGAACTGATGCTCGTGAGCGGCGCGACGTTCGTCTCCCGGGGATACACAAAAAAGCTCAAACCCTTAAAGCAGACGTTCAAGGACGCCATCCTGCACGAGGGTTTTTCGTTCGTAGAGGTGCTGCAGATCTGTGCGACTTACTTCAACCTGACGGACTGCTACAACGATCAGGTCTACGACCTCGAGGGAATCGACACGACGGACTTCGATCAGGCGCTCGCGAAAGCCCGCGAATGGGACTATACCTCGCTGGCCCGCATCCCGCTCGGGACGTTCTACGACCGGAAGATGCCCGTCTTCGGAGAGAAGTTCCGGCACCTTGAGAAGCGCACCCGGTCGCGGGACGAGGCGGTTCGTGCGGTGCTCGAGGAGTATCGCTGA
- a CDS encoding 2-oxoacid:acceptor oxidoreductase subunit alpha: MRECSVMIGGKAGEGINTAGLTIASLFNHLGYRVYMYFDYPSLIRGGHNFAVIRAAEEKIGATRDTFDILLALDQNCIDRHTEAIRDDTIVVYDSYQVVNATGHPIDVDRILKEENAPQITKNSAIIGGFCKAAGIAWEILTDVFKTTVPEKYLDVNLRVARRGYDAAPEVIRIEPLGRPTLPVLTGNQAAGLGLVRGGLDTLVAYPMTPTSNLLHFLAEHADDLSVKVIHPENEIGVMLMALGLAYAGNKTAVCTSGGGFCLMTEGLSLAGMSETPVTIVLGQRPGPSTGVPTYTSQADLHFVLNAGQGEFPRFVVVPGDLEEMYYWSAVALGLAWKYQIPSIILTDKTLAEGGYTFDIDASGAIPELPPVFADGVKPYRRYAATEDGISPLAFPPESTAPVKANSYAHDEAGFTTEKAELVAGMQEKVLRKAESLHRELETFRGVEVAGVAGAGIALVCWGSEKAACIEAAARFGVKVVRPLIFAPFPVRQWREAMLGVHRVIAVENNATGQLARLLRQNGFWVDELVLKYDGRPFSVDELERRLAEVIG, from the coding sequence ATGCGTGAATGTAGCGTCATGATCGGCGGAAAAGCCGGGGAGGGTATCAACACGGCCGGGCTGACGATAGCGAGCCTCTTCAATCATCTCGGGTACCGGGTGTACATGTACTTCGATTACCCCTCCCTGATACGGGGCGGGCATAACTTCGCGGTGATCCGGGCGGCGGAAGAGAAGATCGGTGCCACCAGGGATACCTTCGATATCCTGCTGGCGCTCGATCAGAACTGCATCGACCGCCACACGGAAGCGATCCGCGACGATACGATCGTCGTCTACGACTCCTACCAGGTGGTGAACGCAACCGGACACCCTATCGACGTCGATCGGATTCTCAAAGAAGAGAACGCCCCGCAGATCACCAAAAACTCCGCAATCATCGGGGGGTTCTGCAAGGCTGCCGGGATTGCCTGGGAGATCCTGACGGACGTCTTTAAAACGACCGTCCCGGAGAAGTACCTGGACGTCAATCTGCGGGTCGCCCGCCGCGGATACGACGCCGCTCCGGAGGTGATCCGGATCGAGCCGCTTGGCCGCCCGACCCTCCCGGTGCTCACCGGCAACCAGGCGGCAGGCCTCGGTCTCGTCAGGGGAGGCCTCGACACCCTCGTCGCCTATCCGATGACGCCCACCTCAAACCTCCTCCATTTTCTCGCCGAGCATGCAGACGACCTCTCGGTGAAGGTCATCCACCCCGAGAACGAGATCGGGGTGATGCTGATGGCGCTAGGACTTGCGTACGCCGGCAACAAGACGGCGGTCTGCACCTCGGGAGGCGGGTTCTGTCTCATGACCGAAGGGCTGAGCCTTGCGGGGATGTCCGAGACGCCGGTGACGATCGTCCTCGGGCAGCGTCCGGGCCCGAGCACCGGCGTTCCAACGTATACCTCTCAGGCGGATCTCCACTTCGTCCTGAATGCCGGCCAGGGAGAGTTCCCCCGCTTCGTCGTCGTTCCGGGAGACCTCGAAGAGATGTACTACTGGTCGGCCGTCGCCCTCGGGCTTGCCTGGAAGTACCAGATACCCTCGATCATCCTGACCGATAAGACCCTCGCTGAGGGCGGGTACACCTTCGATATCGATGCGAGCGGGGCGATACCGGAGCTTCCCCCGGTGTTCGCGGACGGAGTGAAACCTTACCGGAGGTATGCGGCTACAGAAGACGGCATCTCACCGCTCGCGTTCCCGCCGGAGAGCACGGCGCCGGTCAAGGCGAACAGCTATGCGCACGACGAGGCGGGGTTCACCACGGAGAAGGCGGAGCTCGTCGCCGGCATGCAAGAGAAGGTGCTCAGAAAGGCCGAAAGCCTCCACCGCGAGCTCGAGACGTTCAGAGGTGTCGAGGTAGCGGGGGTCGCGGGCGCGGGAATCGCACTCGTCTGCTGGGGCTCGGAGAAGGCGGCCTGCATCGAGGCGGCGGCACGGTTCGGGGTAAAGGTCGTCCGGCCGCTCATCTTCGCACCCTTCCCGGTCAGGCAATGGCGCGAGGCGATGCTCGGGGTGCACCGGGTGATCGCGGTCGAGAACAACGCCACGGGTCAGCTCGCACGGCTGCTCCGGCAGAACGGATTTTGGGTCGACGAACTCGTGCTGAAGTACGACGGGAGGCCGTTCTCGGTCGACGAACTGGAGAGGAGACTAGCGGAGGTGATCGGATGA
- a CDS encoding NAD-dependent epimerase/dehydratase family protein: MQREYDECLITMSDDTNTTILITGGAGFIGSHLTDELFRHGYHVRILDNLSPRVHGVDRKLPKHLDPRADLMVGDIRDAHTVQEALEGVDAVIHLAASVSTRQSMYTIEQYMSTNNLGTAVLLEELIKNPVGRLIVASSSSIYGEGLYGSFNGSVYTTIERRPDRLAKGDFEPRSPDGEVLYPLPTPEGKEPSPKSIYALSKYNQEKMCMMIGGTYGIPTVALRLFNVYGPRQGYANPYTGALTDYAARLLLDESPLLFEDGQQQRDFVSVYDVARAFRLALEVPKAAGMTFNIGNGRPYTFRSVATTMALLMGRPDLQPEETGTHRIGEVRHCFADIGRAREVLGYEPQIPLVEGLADLAAWVAEQMAEEHERELQQQEIAAGRMVT, from the coding sequence ATGCAAAGAGAGTATGATGAGTGCCTGATCACCATGAGTGATGACACGAATACTACCATTCTTATCACCGGGGGGGCTGGATTTATCGGTTCACATCTTACCGACGAGCTTTTCAGACACGGATACCACGTCCGGATTCTGGATAACCTCTCACCGAGGGTGCATGGAGTAGACCGCAAGCTTCCAAAGCATCTCGACCCGAGGGCTGACCTGATGGTCGGGGATATCCGGGACGCCCATACGGTGCAGGAGGCGCTCGAAGGGGTCGATGCCGTCATTCATCTCGCCGCATCCGTCAGTACACGGCAGAGCATGTACACCATCGAGCAGTACATGAGTACAAACAACCTCGGCACAGCGGTGCTGCTCGAAGAACTCATCAAAAACCCGGTCGGGCGGCTCATCGTCGCCTCGAGCAGCAGCATCTACGGGGAGGGGCTGTACGGATCGTTCAACGGATCGGTGTACACGACCATCGAGAGAAGGCCCGACCGGCTGGCGAAGGGCGATTTCGAACCCCGAAGCCCGGACGGGGAGGTGCTCTACCCGCTTCCGACCCCGGAGGGGAAAGAACCCTCCCCGAAGTCCATATACGCCCTCTCGAAGTACAACCAGGAGAAGATGTGCATGATGATCGGGGGCACGTACGGCATCCCGACGGTGGCGCTCCGCCTCTTCAACGTCTACGGCCCCCGGCAGGGATATGCAAACCCGTATACGGGCGCCCTGACCGACTACGCCGCCCGGCTCCTGCTGGACGAGTCGCCGCTGCTCTTTGAAGACGGGCAGCAGCAGCGCGACTTCGTGAGCGTCTACGATGTTGCACGTGCATTCCGTCTGGCGCTCGAGGTGCCGAAAGCCGCAGGCATGACCTTCAACATAGGAAACGGCCGCCCGTATACGTTCCGGAGCGTCGCGACCACCATGGCTCTCCTCATGGGAAGACCCGATCTCCAGCCTGAAGAGACCGGTACACACCGGATCGGTGAGGTCAGGCACTGCTTTGCGGATATCGGACGGGCACGGGAAGTTCTCGGATACGAACCGCAGATTCCGCTCGTGGAAGGGCTTGCCGATCTGGCGGCATGGGTTGCCGAGCAGATGGCAGAAGAGCATGAGCGGGAACTCCAGCAGCAGGAGATCGCTGCGGGAAGAATGGTCACATAG
- a CDS encoding 2,5-diamino-6-(ribosylamino)-4(3H)-pyrimidinone 5'-phosphate reductase, which translates to MRPHVFVNVAMSADGKISTKERRQVKISGKNDFVRVDRIKAESDAIMVGIGTVLADNPSLTVKNPDLRAMRRQEGKDEDPIRVVVDSQARTPPDADILRKGTGRRIIAVAGSAPRERVEELGKLGTVVVVGETAVDLAELLNILYRYGVRRLMVEGGGTLIWSLISQGLVDEVYTYVGSLIIGGKDAPTPADGQGFLNEADFIRLRLRDAEPMDDGLLVRWDVRSEP; encoded by the coding sequence ATGCGTCCACATGTCTTTGTCAACGTCGCGATGAGTGCCGATGGAAAGATATCCACGAAAGAGCGGAGACAGGTGAAGATCTCCGGGAAAAATGACTTCGTGCGGGTCGATCGCATCAAGGCCGAGAGCGATGCAATCATGGTCGGCATCGGGACGGTTCTTGCTGACAATCCCTCGCTGACGGTGAAGAATCCGGATCTTCGGGCGATGCGCCGCCAGGAGGGGAAAGATGAAGACCCGATCAGGGTGGTCGTCGACAGCCAGGCCAGAACCCCGCCCGACGCCGATATCCTCCGGAAAGGAACCGGACGGCGGATCATCGCCGTCGCCGGGAGTGCTCCCCGGGAGCGGGTCGAAGAACTCGGGAAGCTCGGGACGGTCGTGGTCGTGGGGGAGACGGCGGTCGATCTTGCGGAACTCCTCAATATACTCTACCGGTACGGCGTCCGCCGCCTGATGGTGGAAGGGGGCGGCACCCTGATCTGGTCACTCATCAGCCAGGGTCTCGTCGACGAGGTCTATACGTATGTCGGAAGTCTGATCATCGGTGGAAAAGATGCCCCCACCCCGGCGGACGGACAGGGATTTCTGAACGAGGCGGATTTTATCAGGTTGCGTCTGCGGGACGCCGAACCGATGGACGACGGCCTCCTCGTCAGGTGGGATGTCAGGAGCGAGCCCTGA
- a CDS encoding PAS domain-containing sensor histidine kinase, with amino-acid sequence MPKTQYCRSVWLENLYTEGDLVRMVAILAFVAVSLMITAYALGTQTAPFYPLIYCIPIILISLWFPRQGIKVTALLVAGFLLINLYFSMGGTPVDPVSSVLYASIFFWMLGATSLFTRNVNLAVSRYRKLIEDADDARFLCDAGTLRILAVNQRCAEIFGYEPYELIGVPPETLWGDEAERSSFAEAMGREGYVANLEQTFISKGGEANEVLLSGRTLLPDNILECSLVNIGHLRNERDLLLRSNGRLQRLIYQSHDLIFMQDLHGRFVHFYWLLAAENGIDPSAMIGKTVDALLPPEAAEHHCSRLCEVVETRATISYELTCGINGSARVLSMTLGPMSGSDGGLVGVVGTARDITETKQQKLACMQLEWEIDQWKEFITTAAHELRTPLQPIIGYLRLMLDDPEYYALNDEACRLLGLCLESSSHECEVVDKMLELSLLAMEHVELQISDVAARPLIESVIADGGYDRDAVIENEVPEGLHIRGDRDRLHQVLESLISNAVKYNKPPRKVWIRYTGSNQNHYIMVIDNGIGIPADVMDSIFRPFYIGDGSQLNRECGRLGLGLSIAKKYIRMHGGDISVTSDLGAGSTFTVRISKEV; translated from the coding sequence ATGCCCAAAACTCAGTATTGCCGTTCCGTATGGCTCGAGAACCTCTATACCGAAGGGGATCTCGTCAGGATGGTGGCAATACTGGCATTTGTGGCGGTATCGCTCATGATAACGGCCTATGCTCTTGGTACCCAGACAGCCCCGTTCTATCCGCTCATCTACTGCATCCCGATCATACTGATCTCGCTCTGGTTTCCAAGGCAGGGGATCAAGGTGACGGCGCTCCTCGTTGCCGGTTTCCTGCTCATCAATCTCTATTTCTCAATGGGCGGAACGCCGGTCGATCCTGTTTCATCCGTGCTGTACGCCTCTATATTCTTCTGGATGCTCGGTGCAACGTCTCTTTTTACCCGAAACGTAAACCTCGCTGTTTCGCGATACCGGAAACTGATTGAAGATGCCGACGATGCACGGTTCCTCTGTGATGCCGGCACGCTCCGGATTCTTGCCGTCAATCAGAGATGCGCCGAGATCTTCGGCTATGAGCCGTACGAGCTTATCGGTGTCCCTCCCGAGACGCTCTGGGGGGATGAAGCGGAGCGTAGCTCGTTTGCAGAGGCGATGGGGCGGGAAGGGTATGTCGCGAATCTTGAGCAGACGTTCATCTCAAAGGGCGGGGAAGCGAACGAAGTGCTCCTCTCGGGAAGAACCCTTCTCCCCGACAACATCCTTGAGTGCTCGCTCGTCAATATCGGGCACCTGCGCAACGAGCGTGATCTGCTGCTCAGGTCGAACGGCCGTCTCCAGCGGCTCATCTACCAGTCCCACGATCTCATCTTCATGCAGGACTTACACGGCAGGTTCGTCCATTTCTACTGGCTTTTGGCGGCAGAGAACGGTATCGATCCGTCGGCGATGATCGGGAAGACGGTGGATGCTCTCCTGCCTCCCGAGGCGGCCGAACACCATTGCTCACGGCTCTGTGAAGTGGTAGAGACCCGTGCGACGATCAGCTACGAGCTCACCTGCGGCATCAACGGCTCCGCCCGCGTTCTCTCGATGACGCTTGGGCCCATGTCGGGCTCCGATGGCGGGCTCGTCGGCGTGGTCGGAACGGCACGCGACATCACCGAGACGAAACAGCAGAAACTGGCGTGCATGCAGCTTGAGTGGGAGATCGACCAGTGGAAGGAGTTCATCACGACTGCTGCCCACGAATTGCGCACACCCCTTCAGCCGATCATCGGGTACCTGAGGCTGATGCTCGACGATCCTGAGTACTACGCTCTGAACGACGAGGCCTGCCGCCTGCTCGGGCTCTGTCTCGAGAGTTCGAGCCACGAGTGCGAAGTGGTCGATAAGATGCTCGAGCTGAGTCTCCTCGCTATGGAGCATGTCGAACTGCAGATCTCGGACGTCGCCGCCCGCCCGCTGATCGAGAGCGTCATCGCCGACGGGGGCTACGATCGGGACGCAGTGATTGAGAACGAGGTGCCGGAGGGGCTGCATATCCGGGGCGATCGCGACCGGCTGCACCAGGTTCTGGAGAGCCTGATCTCCAATGCAGTAAAGTATAATAAACCCCCGAGGAAAGTATGGATACGGTACACCGGATCAAATCAGAACCATTATATTATGGTAATCGATAATGGCATCGGTATCCCCGCCGATGTAATGGACTCAATCTTCAGGCCGTTTTACATCGGTGACGGTTCGCAGCTCAATCGGGAATGCGGACGTCTTGGCCTTGGGCTTTCCATCGCCAAAAAGTATATCAGAATGCATGGGGGAGACATATCCGTAACCAGTGATCTGGGGGCAGGAAGTACCTTTACCGTTCGAATATCCAAGGAGGTGTAA